The Neorhodopirellula lusitana DNA window GCAGGCGAAGGCTCAGCCTATCTAGGCAGCTATTACGATGCCGATGGCAATGCGTTGATGGGAGGCAACCACTACACGCTCCACGTCGGCCCCAATCCTCCGGCAGCCAACTTCTGGTCGGTGACCGTCTATGACATCGAAAACCGATTGATCATCCGCAACAAATCGCGTCGGTCGGACCGTTCTTCCCGCACCGAAGGTCTGATCAAGAACGACGACAGCTCGGTGGATCTGTACTTCGGTCCAACGGCGCCTGAGGGCAAAGAAAAGAATTGGGTCCAGACCAACAAAGGCCAGTCCTTCTTCGTCTACCTGAGGCTCTATGGCCCAGAGCAAGCCTACTTCGACCAAACGTTCCCGATGAGCAAGATTGAGCAAGTGCGATAGGCAGTGCCGAGTACTAACGTGGCTGTGGCTTCCAACCGCAGCGAGTTTCGAACCTACTGCGGATGGAAGCCGCGGTCACGATAAGACACCGAGATCGAAACAGGTAATACGCGAGCAACGAATTTCGGGACTTGCATTCGCAAGAAGATGCCGACTGCTGATACCGACGCGGAAGCCAGCGTGTTTGGCGAATTTGTCTTGCAGGTATCCACGCGAAAGTAACCAGGGGAATCATGAATGCAGAACGATAGCGAGGGAGCGTTCGATGAACGGATCATTGTCGAACTGAAGCGATTGCCCTGGTGCCAGCGTTTAAGTGATTCAGCCATCGCTGACATTGCGGCGGTGGGCGAGTATGTCCATTTGAAAGAAGGTGCCATCGTTCATCTCGCCGATCAGACATTGACCTCCGTTTTCTTTGTCGTCGATGGACGCCTGCTTGCCTCCGTCATGGATCGGTTCGGAAACTGCGTCCTCGAACGCGAATTGACCCGAGGTACTGCGTTCGGCTTGCTTTCGATTGCACAGCCCGACCAAGCAAGCTCCAATGTGGTCGCGACCGAGCCAACCACAGGAATCCGGCTAGGCATTGCAGCACTCGCGAAACTCGCGAGCACACACACTGACCTGCAGATGAACCTCTATCGGCTGGCTGGCAACATCGCTCGTCAGATCGTGATGGTGGACCGAACCAAACGGCAACCCAAGCGGGTGAGCATCGTACATCAATCTCCCGCCTGTCGTCAGCTAACGCCCGCGTTACTAAAACGACTCAAACAGTTGGATGAAACGCTGTGTGTCTTGCGCGATGACCCTGAATGGCATCCCGTCGAAGACGTGCCGTTTCGCTTGCTGTTTGTTGATGGGAAATTGATTGGCGAACACGAGCGTCAAACGCAGCTGGATGAGTGGTCGGATATCGGTCGCATTTTTATCGACCTGGATGCCCAACACGAGCAATTACAACTGGTTCACTTGATGAGCGTCGCGGACCGCGTGTTGTGGTGTGTCCAACCCAGTGACGCTCACGCCGCACTAAACATCATCAAGTCATTGCAATCGCTGGTCGCCGGTTGGCGTGAAAAAATCTGCTTGGTTTGGTTGCTCGACGACGAAACGACGATTCCGCCCTATTTCCCCGAAGTCGCCGATCTCGTTGAACGCGATTTCAAAATCTCATTTGCGAAAGCAGCATCGAATCAGGGAGGACTACTTCCATCGGGAGTGGAGCGGATCGTCCACCATCTTCGCGGGATTCAAATCGGAATCGCTCTTGGCGGTGGAGCCGCCCGCGGCATGGCTCATCTGGGCGTATTGAAAGTGCTTGAAGACAATGGCATCTACGTCGACATGATGGCGGGCACAAGCGCCGGTGCAATGACAGGTGTCCTCTACTCGTCTGGGATGAGCGTCGATTACACCATCGAAAGTTTCAAGAAAGACCTGCGTCTGCCGTGGTACTTTCGATGTTTGCCAGGCGGTAGTTATTGGTACTTGTTAGTCAAATACAGAAGAGGCGGATTCGCTCCCATGCTGCGAAAGTATCTTGGCAACGCGCGGCTGGAACAATTACCGCTTCCGATGTGTACCGTGACCGTCGATTTGGTTCGCGGCAGGCCGGTCGTCCGAGAAGTGGGCGATGCGGTACGATGTATCCTCGAAAGCATCAACATTCCGGGTTTTTCGGTACCAATCGTGGGCGATGGCGAGGCCTTGATCGATGGCGGTATCGTCAACAACATTCCGGCAGACGTCTTGGTCGATAAAGGATGCAATTTTGTGATCGTCTCAAGCGTAACGGCGAAGTTAGAAGCTGAGTTCGCTGGGATTTGTGCTGACCAACCGGGTAAGACACGGACTTCGCTTTCGGTCTTGAACGTGCTGATGCGAGCCAGCATGGTGCAAAACTTCAACATGAACTCCGTCGGAGTTCAGCCTGCCGATTTCATCATTGAACCTGATGTCACAGCGTTTGATCTATCCGAATTTGAACGCACCGATGAATTGGCTGCGGTAGGTGAAAGCTCAACAAGTGAGGTGCTGGAGATGTTAAAACAACAACTGTCCAAGTTGGATAGCAAGTTGTTTCCATGGGACTCGTAGCCGAACGGATCGACTGCGATCGCGGTTTGTCTATCCGATCCTGCTAACACTGGTTCTGATTTATTCCTTCTTGTTTTGACAACCGTGATTTCCTTATGAGCCAAGATTCCTCTGTAAACCAGTCCCGCATTTCGAGGTTGCGATCGCTGACCGGGGCGGCGCTGACCACCAATCTGCTCACGCCGAAGCGGATGTGGCTTGGGCCAGCGCTGACCGCCATTGTGATTGCGATCGTAGGATGGATGGCGCATCGATCGGTTGAGAGTTCGGTCAAAACAAACCTTGCCGAACAACTTCAAGCGTTACTCAACGCCGATCTGGCCACCCTGGAGTTTTGGTTTGAGGAACGACGCATTAACGCGCGTTCCATGGCGAGAATGAAACGTGTCAGTGAGTCGGTCGCACAACTGTCCTTGACCGCACAACAAGCCACTCCGGAGGAGGTCACTGTCGCGCTCTTGACGAGCAGCGAAATGGGAGAACTTCGAGAACGGATGCGTCCTCTACTTGAGTCAGGCCGCATCGAAGGATTTGTTGTGATCGACCAGAGTGGCATGGTGATCGGACGGGATCAAAATACAGCGATCGGAAACACGACGCTCGTGGAACGCTTTCGACCTGTCCTTGCCCCGGTCTTTGCAGGAACCACCATCGTCATACCACCATTCCCAAGTGTGCTGCCACAAGTGGACACAGATGGTTCGATGCGATCAGGTGTGCCAACCATGGCGGTGGCGAGCCCGGTCAATGCCAATGATGGCAAACCGATTGCCGCACTTTGTTTAATGCTGGATCCAGCGAAGGAGTTCACCAGGATTCTTCGAGTGGCGCGTTACGGGAAGAGCGGTGAAACGTACGCGTTCAATGCCGAGGGATTAATGATCAGCGGCAGCCGTTTTGATAATGAACTGAAGAAAGTTGGTTTGCTTGCAGACGACGAACGGACGCGTTCGGTGCTGAATGTTCAGATTCGCGATCCAGGCGTCGATCTCATCCAGGGAAACAGACCGACACTCCGCGGGTCGGAGCAGGCTCTGACTCGGATGGCGGCCTCGGCTACCAGCGGCAAGGATGGCTTCGACGTCGATGGCTACCGCGACTATCGCGGCGTCCGCGTGGTGGGTGCATGGAAATGGTTGCCCCGAGAAAAGATCGGAATTGCGACGGAAGTGGATGCTGCGGAAGCCTTTCAGCCGCTGTATGCTTTGCGTCGCGCGTTCGGAGCCTTGGCCGGATTGCTGGGGTTGACCACGATTGGGCTTGGTGGGCTCGCGGTTTATGCGTCGCGATTAGAACTTAACGCTCGGCGGTCTGCGCTCGAAGCGAAGCGACTTGGTCAATATGCCCTGGATGAAAAACTCGGTGCCGGTGGAATGGGCGTGGTTTACCGCGCTCACCATGACATGCTCCATCGGCCGACCGCTATCAAGCTGCTGCATGTGGATAAGACCGACGAACAAGCGATCGCTCGGTTTGAACGCGAGGTGCAACTGACCAGCCAATTGACGCATCCCAACACGATCGCGATCTACGACTACGGTCGCACTCCGGAAGGCATTTTCTATTACGTGATGGAGTATCTGGACGGAATCTCGCTGCATGATTTAGTTGAGCGTTTTGGACCGCTGCCCGAGGATCGAGTGAATCACATCTTGCGGCAACTTTGCGGCTCACTCTCGGAAGCTCACGGCATGGGCTTGATCCATCGCGACATCAAGCCGGCCAACATCATGCTGACAAAATGTGGTGGTATGTGTGACTTTGTTAAATTGCTCGACTTCGGGTTAGTGAAATCCCAAAACGCGGGTCGCAATGTGACGCTTGCCGGATCACTGACTGGAACTCCGCTGTACATGTCGCCCGAGGCCATCCAGCAAGACGAGCTTGACGCACGCAGTGATCTGTATGCTGTCGGCGCGGTGGGATACTTCCTGCTGACGGGCACGCCGGTCTTCGACGGAAAGAGCATCGTCGACATCTGCAAACAGCATGTGCACGAAACTCCGCAGCGTCCTTCCGAGCGATTTGGCAAACCGATCGATGAACAATTGCAGACGTTAATCCTTGGTTGTTTAGCGAAACGGCCCGACGAACGACCGATAAACGCCGAGTTGTGCGAGCAAGCATTACTGGGTTGCCCGTCGGCGAATTGCTGGACGCAGGTGCAAGCCAAAGCTTGGTGGACAGCACACCTAGCAGCCGATCCGTTTGCAGGCGACACCGAAGTCGGCTCACAAGAAGTCACCGCCAGCATTGATGTCACCTTGGACACCGATATCGCCCTGGACGCAGGAGGGCCGGCGAATCAAAAGCAGGCAGGGGAAGACAGATAAGACGTCCGGCTGAATCCCACCGGCCGAAATCCTTTGCCATCGCCTTCAACGGTCGTTGGGTTGCGTCGGACTCGCATGCAAGCCTAGGTGATCGCGAAACAATCATGCCTTGCGACAACGAATTTTAATGCAGGCATATTTTTCGCTCGCAACGATCGAATGATTGAACAGTCTTCGGAAGGTGGCTTTCGTCTTTCCCGGGCTGACTCAGGTTTTCTAACTGAAGTCGAAGGCTGGCAAAAGTTAGGCATGCCATTGTTCCATCAAACGCCCAGTCCGTTCGTCCTCGTGAGACAACCCGATGACCATTGGCAAGATGGCTGGCAAGCGTTCAATTGGAATCAGTTCGGTGTCTATCGCCATCACTTTTTCAAGCGAGTGTGACATGGAACTCAGCCATCAAGGGGCAAAGAAAAGATCGGTCCGATCCGCCTGAATGACAGACCCGAGCGATTTTGTTGGTGCGATCGAGAGTGATCACCAGCTTTCACCGGATGAGCCATAGCTGGGGCGCGGTAGTATCCGCCACTGCTTCCGCCGGAACTTCCTCCACTGCTACCCCAACCAGCGTCGGCGGAGTTGCCACAAGCTGCCATTGCGATGGACAGCGTCATGGTCAGTGCAATCTTCATCATGTCAGTACTCTTCCATTCGTTGGATCATGAATCGCGTATTGCGAAGACACAAGCGATCGGCTACCGCGTGCTGCGTCTGACCGGCATTCACGAAGGTGAACCATTGGGCTTGATGGGCTTTGGTGGTTCAGGCCACTTGGTGTTGCCAACGGCAAACGCATCTATTCGCAGACTCTCCGGTTTACGTTTTCTCGCGTGGGCAGTTCATACAAAGTTTTGCACGCGTCGGAGGTGCCGAATGGGCTGGCGACATTGATTCCACGCCATCGGAACCTGTGTGAGCGAGCATTGACGCGATTCTAGCCTGGCGTCCCGTCGTCGAATCCGTGGGCAAACGTCGACCTGACGGTCGGCTGGGCATCAACGCGATTCGCTAGGTAGACACCGACAACCACGCTGTTGCAACTGAGCTATTACGAGCACTTGTGGAAGGAACGCAAAATCAAATCGGTTGGGAATCTCACGCAAACCGACATGGAAGAATGCATTCCGATCGCCGCCTAAATTCCCTAGAGACCCGAAGTGACGATGTACTGGCTCGAACAAGCAAACGAAGCGCTGCGAGAACTTCGCCGCGGCCAGATCAAGGGTGCCAAGGTCCTGACCATCGGCCAAACCGACAGTGCAAGATCGCACCACCAATTCATGGTGTTGTACTACGGAACCTGATTCAGCCGAACGACATCGCTTTCGATTTGCGCCACCAACTCTTTCGCTTTGATGTTGGCTTTGGTGAGTTCTTCCGAAATGATTTGTCGACTGTGAATGGCGTTCTGTTCTGAATAGACTTGCGCGTAATTGAATGGGCGATATCGGTAATATCGTCCGTAAGGTGTGACAAACGTGCGGTAGGGAATCATCTTGGTTTCCCACCGCATCGTGGGCGGGTTTTCCGACACCATTCTCGAACGTGCATTCTGATCAGCCTCTTGATATGCCGAGACGATGCCGAGCATTCCATAAGCGATTTGACGTCCCAGTTTGGCAGCTTCGTACTCGATGTTCTTGGTCGTCATTCGCGTGATCGCCTTGGCGCTGCGGTCGGTCCACAGCACCTGCTCTCGTAAGTTGCTGCTCTTTCCGACTGCGACGACGCCATCGGCCAATCGTGTGACTCGTTTCACATAGTTCTTTGTCGCCCGAGCCTGGACCTGTTCAGGATTGAGTTTTGGTTTGCGGTTCGCTGTGGCCTCGGCCGGTGATGACTCTTGTTCAAAACTCGCCGGCTCGACACTTAATAGACTCAGCACGCGGCGCAAACCTGCGACGGTCAATTCACCTTGTAGGGCAAGACGCTTGGGGCGAGGTACCGCTTGCCATTCCTTGAACTCTGGCAGAACCGCCCCGGCACCTGCGAGCAGTTCGAGCATGATTGGTTTGGCGATCGTCTTCAATTGAGTTGGCTCGGTTTCGAAGACCATCTCGAGACGTCCGGTCATTTTGTCGGTGACCCTAATTGAGAGCACGAATCCTTGCAGTTCAATCATCTCGTCGACAAGTGAATTCATGTCGTTCGTTTCTTGGAGTACGCCACTATGGCGGAGGACGCCGCTCATTGCCGAGCGTGGAATCGCGTCGGCCAAGTCAACGGCGACCACAATCTGCGAATCCCGACTGGCAACCTGGTCGATCGCATCTGACAAAACCGGAGACAGTTGTGGTTGAGCTCGGTCGCGTCCCCGACGGAGTTGTTGAGCGGCCCACTGGCGAGAGGCTTGGCGAATCAAGATGACATGTTGGTTGTCGATTGGGACCACATAGCTGTCGCGGACTGTACGGATACTTTGCCAGCCCGAGATCGTGTCCACTTCTCCTTCGACCCGTTTCTGGATTTCGTCAAATTCAACTGGTGTCGATGTCGCGATGACGGCCAGTTCATGGTTCGGCTCAAAGTGTTCGGTGTCCACTTCAGTCGACAACAGGAACCGATTGGTCGGCGGTGGCAGCATTGTCGGATTGCGATCGAAGTTTTCCGCATGAGACTCACGCCAATCGTTCTGAATCGCCAGCTCGCTTTGAAACATTGCCTCGGCATCCATCGCAAGAATCGCGTTGGCTGTTGGGGGCACCCACTTCGTCATCGATCGCCAATTGGGGACGTTTTCGACTTCAGTGCTGGGCGTTGAATGGGCGCTCGTGACGACTCCGCAAAAAAGGCTGGTCAACACGGCTACGCAGTGAATTGGGGTGATAGTCGACATGGTTCGATCGCTCCCTGGATCAGAAAAGGTAGGGGCTGTACCGCGTAGGTTCATACGGTTTCACCGAGTAGTGTGATTCTAAAAACGCGACTAAGTCGATCAGTTGCTGAACGGTTATCACATCGTTGTAGTTTCGCATTTTGGATTCGCCTTCCATTGCGATGTCCGCTTGGTCGTATCCTCTGGCGAATCGATGCGAGGGGTTAATGATCGACGTGACCAAGTCGCCATAAGTTTGAACTCTGGTTTTCGAACCACCCAACACGACGATCTTTTGATCCGAGGTCTCAGAATCAGGCGACTTTTCCGGATCATTGAATGACACGCCGACCACGTTGTGGCAAGCTTGGCAATTCAATTGCTCGAACGCATCTTTGCCGCGCGTTATGTCTCCTTCGGGCAGCGTGAACCCCTTTCCCGATTTCGGGTCGGGTGTGCATCCGGCAAGTCCGAAAAGCAGCAACCCTAAAAGAATATGAATCGTCTTCATCGCGAAAGCTCCCATTCTGTATTGGTCGAAATCACAGACGCGTTTCATGGCAAACGCGTCCCGGTTGGTTTGTTTCAGCAGGAAAATCGTCCGCTTTGAGTGACTCCACGGGGCGAGGTCACGCATCCGTGATGAGGCCGTCGTGGATCGTACTGAGAATCCGCTGTGCCACTGATTCAAGCAGGCGTGGCCGCCAGACGTACGAAGTCGAGGGATGACACCATCCCCACTAATTGTTTGCCGTCGGTTGTGATGGGAATGTGATGCACTTTGTGATCGAGCATCAAATTGGCAACTCGTTCCAGTGGTTCGTCGGCGCTGGCGGTGATTGGTTTTACTGACATCGCCGTGGTGACTTCGTTATTACCCAACGTGTCGCGGATCAATTCGGTCAGCCAGTAACAGTTCTCATAGATCGTCATCCGATCCTCCAGCGATTGCTCGGCGTCCTGAACCAATCGCAGTAAATCCGTGACCGTCAGAATGCCCACCAGCTGGTCGTCATCGTTGACCACGGGCAATGCAGACACGTGGTTGTCGTTCAGTTTCTCGACGGCGTCTTGGATCGTGTCGTTTTCATGCAGCTTAACAAGGCGGTGCTGCATCACGCTGCTGACCAGAAGTGGCGATTGGGTGGTCGTGGTGGTGCCCATGATTTTTTGCTCGGTGAGTGGAAGAAGTGGTGAGTCGGCGAGGTTACGAGTCCTTCCTTTTGGGACTCGCAAGCTCATTTACTACGTGAGGATCGTTTCCAGCAAACTCATCGCAGTGGGCCTACGCCGACTCACTGGCTGGCTTGAGCCAAACATGTTCGCACAACCAATGCATGGTCCGTGCCAATCGTTGTTACAGTGAACGTGACGGTGAATATCCTGCGTCACATTCGAGTTCGCTTCCGTCGCAAGCCCATGAACTTCCCGTCGATTCGCGTGCCTTTTCAACGCCGGAAATGGATGATCCATGTCGGAATTGATTGTCAACTTCGTTGATCGCCGCAATTGCCCACCTCACCGGCTAGTTTGCTGCGTCTGAGGTTGGAAACAGGTGCTGGTTCATCGGTTTCGATGCACAGTAGGTTGTGTTGGGACGGTTCTGCAGCGAAGAGCGAAGGTCCCACAATGAAAGTGGGCGGGATCGCACGCGATGCGCTGATGCGGACAACATGCCGCATGCCGTGGCACATCCGGGAACCCAGGCACGTGTCGATTCTCGTCAAATTCATGAACGGCACTTTCACGAGCGTCTCCCACAACGCAGAACCGGAAACGCCCACGGAATCCATTGGGAAGCCGACGGAAGGTGTGTCTTCATTGGCTCGCCAGTACGCACGCGTCTGTTAGGCGGGGAAGCGAAAGCTGGAACGGAATACCATTTGCGTTGCGAGGTTGACGATGTGAGTTGGATTTGAACGATCGCTCTGATTTGACATATCGGACAGGTTCGACCGATCTAATTCCCACTCGCTGGCCAGCACCATGTTCCCCCTGCAAGACTTCATTCGTACGTGCCGGTCGCGTCTCTTTCGCCGCCAAGCCGCCGATTCGACCGGGCTGGATTTGTCGGGGGGACGCTTGCTAACGGCAGCCTTGATCACGCGTCGAGTATTGATGCGCTCGGGCATGGTCAATGACAAGGATGCCATGATTGGTGTGCTCTT harbors:
- a CDS encoding cyclic nucleotide-binding and patatin-like phospholipase domain-containing protein, which gives rise to MQNDSEGAFDERIIVELKRLPWCQRLSDSAIADIAAVGEYVHLKEGAIVHLADQTLTSVFFVVDGRLLASVMDRFGNCVLERELTRGTAFGLLSIAQPDQASSNVVATEPTTGIRLGIAALAKLASTHTDLQMNLYRLAGNIARQIVMVDRTKRQPKRVSIVHQSPACRQLTPALLKRLKQLDETLCVLRDDPEWHPVEDVPFRLLFVDGKLIGEHERQTQLDEWSDIGRIFIDLDAQHEQLQLVHLMSVADRVLWCVQPSDAHAALNIIKSLQSLVAGWREKICLVWLLDDETTIPPYFPEVADLVERDFKISFAKAASNQGGLLPSGVERIVHHLRGIQIGIALGGGAARGMAHLGVLKVLEDNGIYVDMMAGTSAGAMTGVLYSSGMSVDYTIESFKKDLRLPWYFRCLPGGSYWYLLVKYRRGGFAPMLRKYLGNARLEQLPLPMCTVTVDLVRGRPVVREVGDAVRCILESINIPGFSVPIVGDGEALIDGGIVNNIPADVLVDKGCNFVIVSSVTAKLEAEFAGICADQPGKTRTSLSVLNVLMRASMVQNFNMNSVGVQPADFIIEPDVTAFDLSEFERTDELAAVGESSTSEVLEMLKQQLSKLDSKLFPWDS
- a CDS encoding serine/threonine protein kinase, which produces MSQDSSVNQSRISRLRSLTGAALTTNLLTPKRMWLGPALTAIVIAIVGWMAHRSVESSVKTNLAEQLQALLNADLATLEFWFEERRINARSMARMKRVSESVAQLSLTAQQATPEEVTVALLTSSEMGELRERMRPLLESGRIEGFVVIDQSGMVIGRDQNTAIGNTTLVERFRPVLAPVFAGTTIVIPPFPSVLPQVDTDGSMRSGVPTMAVASPVNANDGKPIAALCLMLDPAKEFTRILRVARYGKSGETYAFNAEGLMISGSRFDNELKKVGLLADDERTRSVLNVQIRDPGVDLIQGNRPTLRGSEQALTRMAASATSGKDGFDVDGYRDYRGVRVVGAWKWLPREKIGIATEVDAAEAFQPLYALRRAFGALAGLLGLTTIGLGGLAVYASRLELNARRSALEAKRLGQYALDEKLGAGGMGVVYRAHHDMLHRPTAIKLLHVDKTDEQAIARFEREVQLTSQLTHPNTIAIYDYGRTPEGIFYYVMEYLDGISLHDLVERFGPLPEDRVNHILRQLCGSLSEAHGMGLIHRDIKPANIMLTKCGGMCDFVKLLDFGLVKSQNAGRNVTLAGSLTGTPLYMSPEAIQQDELDARSDLYAVGAVGYFLLTGTPVFDGKSIVDICKQHVHETPQRPSERFGKPIDEQLQTLILGCLAKRPDERPINAELCEQALLGCPSANCWTQVQAKAWWTAHLAADPFAGDTEVGSQEVTASIDVTLDTDIALDAGGPANQKQAGEDR
- a CDS encoding c-type cytochrome, with the translated sequence MKTIHILLGLLLFGLAGCTPDPKSGKGFTLPEGDITRGKDAFEQLNCQACHNVVGVSFNDPEKSPDSETSDQKIVVLGGSKTRVQTYGDLVTSIINPSHRFARGYDQADIAMEGESKMRNYNDVITVQQLIDLVAFLESHYSVKPYEPTRYSPYLF
- a CDS encoding CBS domain-containing protein, which encodes MGTTTTTQSPLLVSSVMQHRLVKLHENDTIQDAVEKLNDNHVSALPVVNDDDQLVGILTVTDLLRLVQDAEQSLEDRMTIYENCYWLTELIRDTLGNNEVTTAMSVKPITASADEPLERVANLMLDHKVHHIPITTDGKQLVGMVSSLDFVRLAATPA